A stretch of DNA from Rathayibacter sp. VKM Ac-2762:
CGACGGCCGGCTCCTGGCCGAGCCGCTCGCGGACGGAGGTCACGAGGGAGCGCAGCTCGTCGGTCGATCCCGCGGTGCCGATGCTCTCGGCGACGACGGTCGTGCCGCCCACCGTGCGACGGGTCGCGGCGAGGGCGGGCACCCGGTCGGCGAGGGCCTTGGCCTCGAACGCGGCGATCCGCTTCTCGGCGGCCTTGAGGCTCGCGACGAGCTCGCCGATCCGCTCGGGGAGCTGCTCGCGGGGTGTCTTCAGCGAGGACGAGATCGTGCTGACGAGGGCGCGCTCGGCGGCGAGCTCCTGGAAGGCCTCGCGGCCCACGAGCGACTCGACGCGGCGGTTGGTCGATCCGACCGAGGACTCGCTGACCAGGCTGATCACGCCGACCTCGGACGAGCGCCCGACGTGGGTGCCCGCGCAGAGCTCGCGCGACCAGGGCCCGCCGATGTCGACCACGCGGACGACGTCGCCGTACTTCTCGCCGAAGAGGGCCATCGCGCCGAGCGCCTTCGCCTCGTCGATCGGGAGCTCGCGCGTGACGACCTCGAGATTGTCACGGATCGCCGTGTTGGCGATCTCCTCGATCTCGCTGCGGGTCTCGAGCGAGAGGGCCTGGTTCCACGAGAAGTCCAGGCGCAGGTAGCCCGCCTTGTTGTAGGAGCCGGACTGGTGCGCCTGCGGACCGAGCACCTGGCGCAGCGCGGCGTGGATGAGGTGCGTGCCCGAGTGCGCCTGCGTGGCGCCCCGGCGCCAGTCGCGGTCGACGACGGAGGTGGCGGCGTCGCCCACTCCGACCTCGCCGCTGGCGACCTGGACCTTGTGGCTGATGAGCCCCTTGACGGGCTTCTGCACGTCGAGGACCTCAAGATCGAAGCCGGAGCCGACGATGCGGCCGGCGTCGGCCTCCTGGCCGCCCGACTCCGCGTAGAGGCTGGTCGCCTCGAGGATCACCTCGGCGATGTCGCCCGCGACCGCCTTCGTGACGGAGTGCCCGCCGACGATGAGGCCGAGGATGCGCGTCTCGGTGTCGAGCACGTCGTAGCCGGTGAACAGCGTCTCGCCGTGGGCGCGGAAGTCGGCGTAGACCGAGAGATCGGCCAGCGCCGACTTCTTCGACTTCGCGTCGGCCTTCGCACGCGTGCGCTGCGCGGTCATGAGGGAGTCGAACGCCTCGCGGTCGACCGTCAGACCCGACTCCTCGGCGATCTCGAGGGTGAGGTCGATCGGGAACCCGAAGGTGTCGTGCAGGAGGAACGCGGTGTCGCCCGGCAGCGTCGGCGACTCGGCCTTCTTCGTCTTCAGGACCGCGAGGTCGAGGATCTCGGTGCCGGCCGCGAGGGTGCGGAGGAACGCCTCCTCCTCGCCGTAGGCGCTGGTCGAGAGGCGCTCGAACTCCGTGGACACCTCGGGGTAGGCCGACGCCATCGCGTCGCGCGAGGCGGCGAAGAGCTCGGGGAACGTCGCGGTGTCCACTCCGAGCAGGCGCATGGCGCGCACCGTGCGGCGCATCAGGCGACGGAGGATGTAGCCGCGCCCCTCATTGGAAGGCGTCACGCCGTCCGACAGCAGCATCAGCGAGGAGCGCACGTGGTCGGCGATGACGCGCATGCGGACGTCGTCCTCGTGGACGGCTCCGTAGCGGCGGCCCGAGAGCTCGGCGGCGCGATCGAGGACCGGACGGACCTGGTCGATCTCGTACATGTTCTCGACGCCCTGCTTGAGGAAGGCGACGCGCTCGAGGCCCATGCCGGTGTCGATGTTCTTGCGCGGCAGCTCGCCGAGGATGTCGAAGTCGACCTTGCTCGTGCCCTCGCCGCGGAGGTACTGCATGAAGACGAGGTTCCAGATCTCGACGTAGCGGTCGTCGTCCGTCGCCGGGCCGCCGTCGATCCCGTAGGCGGGTCCACGGTCGAAGAAGATCTCGGAGCAGGGGCCCGCGGGGCCGGGCTGGCCGGTCGACCAGTAGTTGGTGTCCTTGTCCAGGCGCTGGATGCGCTCGTCCGGCAGTCCCGCGATCGTCTTCCAGAGCGCGATCGCCTCGTCGTCGTCCTTGTAGACGGTGACCCAGAGGTCCTTCTCGTCGAAGCCCAGTCCCCCGTCGCTCTCGGCGCCGGTGAGCAGCTCCCAGGCGTAGCCGATCGCCCCCTCCTTGAAGTAGTCGCCGAAGGAGAAGTTGCCGTTCATCTGGAAGAAGGTGCCGTGACGAGGCGTCTTGCCGACCTCCTCGATGTCGTTGGTGCGGATGCACTTCTGCACGCTGGTGGCACGCGGGTAGGGCGCGGGGACCACTCCGGTGAGGTAGGGCACGAACGGCACCATGCCGGCGACGGTGAAGAGGAGGCTCGGGTCCTCGCTCACGAGGGAGGCGGAGGGGACCACGGTGTGGCCGCGGCTCCCGAAGAAGTCGAGCCAGCGGTTGCGGATGTCTGCGGTCTGCATGGGTTCCGTTACGGTTCGGTCGGTGACGACGCGGATGTCGGGCGGCGGGGCGTCAGCCCTCGCCGATGGCGGCCTTCAGTTCGGCCTCGCGCTGGTGGTAGCCCTCGGAGACGGCCTCGCCGAGCTCCTTCGCGGTGCGGTTGATGTCGGCGAAGAGCCGGGCGCCCGCCTCGGTGCGCGAGACCTGGTGGGCGACCGCGAATCCGAGGCCGATCCCGATGACGATCAGGAGGATGTTCTTCACGGGGTGTCCTTCCACAGCGGCGGGGCGGGCGCGACGGCGCGACGACCCGTTCGATTCTAGGGCGCGGGCGCGGCGCTACTTCGAGCGCGGCCTCTTCGTGCGCTTCGCGGCGGAGCGGCCGACCGCGGCTCCGGCCTTGTCGGCCGTGCGTCCGGCGACGAGCACGGCGCGGACTCCGGCGGTGAAGCCGGCGAGCTTGATGAGCGGACCGCCGACGGTCGCGGCTGTGAGGGCGACGAGCGCGTTGACGTTGCCGGTGACCTCGGCGACGTCCTTGGTGATCGTGTCCACCCGCGCGAGCTGGTGGTTGGCCTCGCGGAGGGTGGAGGCCGACTCGTCGAGGATCGGCGTCAGGCCGTCGCTGGCCTGCTTGATGGCCTCGCTCGTGCTGTCGAAGACGCGCCCGAGCTTCCAGAGCGGGACGGCGGTGATCGCCACCAGGATCGCGAACACCCCCGCGGCGATGAGCCCTGCGATGTCTCCACCGGTCACGGTGACCTCCGTTCGATGCCGCCCAGCGCGGCACTCCAGCCTACCGACGGGCCGCGAGAGGGTCGGACGCGGGGACGGGCGCTCGGCTCGGGCGCGACGGCCGGATCGGGCGCAGCGCGGGACTCTCGGAGCGCGGCGGGCACTCCGGATCGCGACCCCGGGAACGGGAAAGGCCCCGGTGCGGACACCGGGGCCTTTCTCTGCGGGGCTGGACTCAGCGGGCCGCGTAGTACTCGACGACGAGCTGCACTTCGCAGGTCACGGGGACCTCGGCGCGCTTCGGGCGGCGCAGGAGCGTCGCCTGCAGCTTGTCGATCTCGACCTCGAGGTAGCCCGGGGTCTTGGGGAGGACGTCGACGTGTCCACCGGCGGCGGCGACCTGGAAGGGCTCGGTGCCCTCGGAGCGGGTCTTGACGTGGATGACCTGGCCCGGCTTCACGCGGAAGGAGGGGCGGTCGACCGTCTTGCCGTCCACCATGATGTGGCGGTGGGTGACGAACTGGCGGGCCTGCGCGGTGGTACGGGCGAAGCCCGAGCGCAGGACGAGGGCGTCGAGGCGCATCTCGAGGAGCTCGACCAGGTTCTCACCGGTCAGGCCCTGGGTGCGGCGCGCCTCCTGGAAGGCGATGCGGAGCTGCTTCTCGCGGATGCCGTACTGGGCGCGCAGACGCTGCTTCTCACGGAGGCGGACGGCGTAGTCGGAGTCGGCCTTGCGCTTCGAGCGGCCGTGCTCACCGGGAGCGTAGGGACGCTTCTCGAGGTAGCGGGCGGCCTTCGGGGTCAGGGGGATGCCGAGGGCGCGCGAGAGGCGCGTCTTCGAGCGGGTACGGGACGTGGTCGACACAGTGGTCCTTCCAAGGTCTGAGAGGTTCGGTCGCAGCTCTCGACCGCCGGCTCCGGGAGGAGGGCGGTCGCCGCGGTCGTGTCCTCCGCGGGTGCGGGGGAAGGGTGACCGCAGTGGCGGGCTGCGCGATTCAGAGGGATGCGCTGCTCCGCTCGGCTACAGAGCGGTGGGCAACCTCGCAAGACTATCAGGCCACGGCCTCCCGTGCGGGTCGCGCGAGCTCGTGGTCGGCGCGGTCAGCCCCGGTCGCCGCGGATGATGCGCAGGAGCTTCGCCAGGCGTGCGGAGACGTCGCGCTCGTTGCCGTGCTCGGTGGGCCGGTAGTACCGCGCGCCCTGGAGCGGATCCGGGAGGTACTGCTGCTCGAGGACGCCGAGGTCGGCGTCGTGCGGGTACCGGTAGCCCTTCCCGTGGCCGAGCTTCTTGGCGCCGGGGTAGTGCGCGTCGCGCAGGTGCGCCGGCACGCGGCCCGCGCGGCCCGCGCGCACGTCCGCGATGGCCGCGTCGATGGCGGAGTAGGACGCGTTCGACTTCGGGGCGGTCGCCAGGTGCACGACCGCCTGGGCGAGCGGGATGCGCCCCTCCGGCATGCCGATGAACTGCACGGCGTCCGCCGCGGCGATCGCGACGACGAGCGCCTGCGGGTCGGCCATGCCGATGTCCTCGGACGCGGAGACGATGATGCGGCGGGCGATGAACCGCGGATCCTCCCCCGCCTCGATCATCCGGGCCAGGTAGTGCAGCGCCGCGTCGACGTCCGAGCCCCGGATGGACTTGATGAAGGCGCTGATGACGTCGTAGTGCTCGTCGCCGTTGCGGTCGTAGCGCAGCAGGGCGCGGTCGACGGCGCGCGCGACGACCTCGGTCGTGATGACGGGGAGCGCGGGCTCCTCGGCGGCGGCCTCGACGGGAGCGCCCTCGTCGTCCTCGTTCTCCTCGTCCGGGTCCTCCGCGGCGGCGGCGCGGGCGACCCGGTCGGCCTCGCGGGCCTCCGAGCGGGCGGAGGTGGCGGCGGCCTCGAGCGCGGTCAGTGCCCGCCGGGCGTCTCCGGAGGCGAGCCGCACGATGCTCGCCCGGGCCTCCTCCTCCAGCGTCACCGAGTCGCGCAGACCCCGCTCGTCGTGCAGGGCGCGGTCGACCAGGACGCCCAGGTCGTCGTCGCTGAGCGGCTCGAGGGTCAGCAGGAGCGAGCGCGAGAGCAGCGGCGCGATCACCGAGAACGAGGGGTTCTCGGTCGTGGCCGCGATGAGGATGACCCACCCGTTCTCGACCCCGGGCAGCAGTGCGTCCTGCTGCGCCTTGGTGAAGCGGTGGATCTCGTCGAGGAAGAGCACGGTGGACGTGCCGTAGAGGTCGCGGGTGGAGAGTGCCTCCTCCATCACCTGCCGCACGTCCTTCACGCCCGCCGTGACGGCGGAGAGCTCGACGAAGCGGCGGCCGCTGGAGTGGGCCACCGCCTGCGCGAGCGTGGTCTTGCCCGTGCCGGGAGGGCCCCAGAGGATCACGGACACCGCTCCCCGCTCCCCCGTCGTGTCGGCGGCGAGGGCGACCAGGGGCGAGCCGGGCGTCAGGAGGTGGCGCTGGCCGGCGACCTCCTCGAGGCTGCGCGGCCGCATCCGCACGGCGAGCGGAGTCGCCCCGGAGCGGAGTCCGGCCTGCTGCATGGTCATGCCCCCAGCGTAACGACGGCCTCCGACAGAGCCCCGGCCCGACTGCCCGGCGCGACGGAGCGGCGTTTGTCGCGTCTCCGGCGGTTCTCGTAGGCTCGACGCGGCCTGCGTGCGCGGGCCGCCGCGCCGAAGCCGTGCGCGGACGAGGACGTCGGAGGAACACGTGGCCCAGGGCAAGTCGAACGACCGCGAGGCGCGCACCCGGCTCCGGGCCTACCAGGCCCGTCAGAGCCTCCACCGCTCGAGGCAGAAGCGGCGCGTGCGCGACAACGTGATCGCGGCGATCGCCGCCGTCGTCGTGATCGGGCTCGCCGTCGTCGCCCAGATCCTCTACTTCTCCGGCGGCCCCGGCACCCCGGTCGCCGAGCCGACCTCCTCCTCCTCCGCGACCCCGACGCCCGAGGCGACGGGGTCGAACACCGGCGACGTCCCCTCCTCCGACATCGCCGAGGGCCGCGACTGGACGGGCACGCTCACGATCGGCGAGGACCCGCTGGGCATCACGCTCGCCGGCGCCGCCGCCCCGCAGGCGGTGTCCTCCTTCATCTCGCTGACGCAGTCCGGCTTCTACGACGGCGTCTCCTGCCACCGCCTCACCACGGAGGGCCTCTACGTCCTCCAGTGCGGCGACCCGGACGGCGACGGCACCGGCGGCCCCGGCTACAGCTACGGCCCCGTCGAGAACGCGCCCGAGGACGGCGTCTACCCGGCCGGGACCATCGCCATGGCCCGCCAGGGCGGCAACGGCTACAGCCAGGGCAGCCAGTTCTTCGTCGTCTACCAGGACACGACCCTGCCCGCCGACGCGGCCGGCGGGTACACCGTGCTCGGGCAGGTCACCTCGGGACTGGACGCGCTCGTCAGCGACGTCGTGTCGAAGGGCACGGCCGACGGATCGGGTGACGGCGCCCCCGCCGAGCCCGTGACCATCACCTCCGTCTCCGTCGAGTAGCCGCACCCGCGGCGTCGTCACGGTCCGCCCGCGCGGGGAGTGCAATAGGCTTGTCGTCACTGCCCGTTCGCGGCCGAGCGCGGTCTTCGGCCCTCCGGCCGTCGAGCCCCACCGGCCGACGACGCGACGGGCACCGAGAAGCACGACATCGAACAGCAAGGTGAGGCTCCGAGCGATGAGTGACCAGCAGCCGTGGGGACGGGTCGGCGACGACGGGACGGTCTACGTCCGCGTCGGCGACGGGGAGCGAGAGGTCGGCCAGTACCCCGATGCGACTCCCGAGGAGGCGCTCGCCTACTACGAGCGCAAGTACACGGAGCTCGCCGGGCAGGTCTCCCTGCTCGAGCAGCGCGCCAAGCGGGGCGCACCCGCCGGAGACGTCGCCCGGACGGTGCAGTCGCTGTCCGCGGCCATCGCGCAGGCGAACGCGGTCGGCGACCTCGAGTCGCTGCAGACCCGGGTCGACGCGCTGAGCGGCTCCGTCGAGGATCTGACCGAGCAGCAGGCGGCCGAGTCGAAGGCCGCGCTGTCCGAGGCCCTCGCCTACCGCGAGGCGATCGTCGCCGAGGCCGAGGCCCTGGCGGCGGTCGACCCGGCGAAGACGCAGTGGAAGCAGGCCAGCGCCGCGATCGACGACCTCTTCGCCCGCTGGCAGAACCACCAGCAGCAGGGCCCGCGCCTTCCCAAGAACGACGCGAACGAGCTGTGGCGCCGGTTCCGCGGAGCGCGCACCACGATCGAGCAGAACCGCAAGGCGTTCTTCGCCGACCTCGACTCCGCGCACCGCGAGGCCAAGCAGGCCAAGCAGGCGCTCATCGACCAGGCCGAGGCGCTGGTGCCCCAGGGCGCCGACGCCATCCCGGACTACCGCGCGCTGCTCGAGCGCTGGCGGGTCGCAGGCCGTGCCGGCAAGCGGTTCGACGACGCGCTCTGGGCGCGCTTCAAGGCCGCCGGCGACGCGATCTACGGCGCCAAGGCCGAGATCGTCGCGCAGGAGAGCGTCGAGTACACCGAGAACCTCGACCTCAAGCTCGCCCTCCTCGAAGAGGCGGAGCCGCTCCTGCAGGAGCAGGACCGCGAGAAGGCCAAGCGGGTGCTGCTCTCGATCCAGGAGCGCTGGGACGCCGTCGGCCGCGTGCCGCGCGAGCAGGTGCGCACCGTCGAGGACCGCCTCCGCAAGGTCGAGGCGCACGTCCGCAAGCTCGACGAGGAGCACTGGAACCGCAGCAACCCGGAGCGCAAGGCCCGCTCCGAGGGTCTCGCCTCGCAGCTGACCGCCGCCATCCAGAAGCTCCAGGACGAGCTCGACGAGGCGAAGGCGCGCGGCGACCGCGACGCGATCGCCCAGGCGCAGGAGGCGCTCGACGCCCGCAAGGTCTGGCTCGACGCGATCGGCTAGACCCGCGCCGGCGGATCCCTCCACAGATCCGCTCGCGACGTTCCGGAGGGGAGGCGCATCGGCCAGCATGGCCGGATGCGCCTCCCCTCCGTGCTCCTCCCCGGGCACCTCCCTCTCGCGGAGCTGTGCGCCGCCCGCCTCGACGGCGAGCTGGTCGCGCTCGACGAGGGCTTCCTCGTCGCGGACCTGCCCCTGGGGGCGTCCGAGCGGGCCGCCTCCCTGCGCTCGCTGCTCCCCCGCGGCGCCGTCGCCGATCGTCTCTCCGCCGCGTGGGTGCACGGAGCGATGCACCGTCCGCCGCGGGTGCACAGCGCCTCGATCGACCGGCGGAAGCGCCGACAGGCGCCGTCGAACCCCCGCCTGCGCTGCCACGAGGTCCTGCTCGACGAGGACGACGTCGTCCTCCTCGGCGGCGCCCCGGTCACGTCGCCTGCTCGCACGCTGATCGACCTCGCCCGGACGGAGGACGCGGGCGCGATCCTCCGAGCGCTCTCTCGGAGCACCCGGACCGGCCTCGACGCCGTCCTCGCGAGGCTGGAGGAGGGCAGCGCCGTCGCCGGACGGAGGAACGTCGGACGACGGCTGCGGGCGGCGCTCGGCGAGGCGCCGCCCGGGGATCAGCCCGCGTTCACCCGGTAGACGTCGTAGACGGCGTCGATCCGGCGCACGGCGTTCAGCACGCGGTCCAGGTGGGTGGTGTCGCCCATCTCGAAGACGAACCGGCTGATCGCCAGCCGGTCGCTCGAGGTGGAGACCGTCGCCGAGAGGATGTTGACGTGGTGCTCCGAGAGCACGCGCGTCACGTCGCTCAGCAGGCCCGAGCGGTCCAGCGCCTCGACCTGGATCTGCACGAGGAAGATGCTCTTGGAGGACGGCGCCCACTCGACGTCGACGATCCGCTCCGGCTCCTTCAGCAGCTCCTGCACGTTGTGGCAGTTCGCCTGGTGCACGGAGACGCCGGCTCCCCGCGTCACGAATCCGACGATCTGATCGCCGGGAACCGGAGTGCAGCACTTCGCGAGCTTCACGAGGATGTCCGGCGCGCCCTTCACGAGGACGCCCGACTCGCTGCTCCGGCTCCGCGGCCGGGGCGAGCGCGGGAGGGTGACCTCGTTCTCGTCCGACTCCGGATCGCCCTGGATGGAGGAGACGACCTTCTCGAGCACCGACTGGGTCGAGACGTGGCCCTCGCCGACGGCCGCGTAGAGCGCCTCGACGTCGTTGTAGCGCAGCTGGCTGGCCACCTCGGTGAAGGTGTCCTGGCTCATCAGCTTCTGCAGCGGCAGGTTCTGCTTCCGCATCGCCCGGGCGATGGAGTCCTTGCCCTGCTCGATCGCCTCGTCGCGCCGCTCCTTGGTGAACCACTGCCGGATCTTATTGCGGGCCCGCGGGCTCTGCACGAAGTGGAGCCAGTCCTGGCTCGGTCCCGAGTCGGGGTTCTTCGAGGT
This window harbors:
- the alaS gene encoding alanine--tRNA ligase; protein product: MQTADIRNRWLDFFGSRGHTVVPSASLVSEDPSLLFTVAGMVPFVPYLTGVVPAPYPRATSVQKCIRTNDIEEVGKTPRHGTFFQMNGNFSFGDYFKEGAIGYAWELLTGAESDGGLGFDEKDLWVTVYKDDDEAIALWKTIAGLPDERIQRLDKDTNYWSTGQPGPAGPCSEIFFDRGPAYGIDGGPATDDDRYVEIWNLVFMQYLRGEGTSKVDFDILGELPRKNIDTGMGLERVAFLKQGVENMYEIDQVRPVLDRAAELSGRRYGAVHEDDVRMRVIADHVRSSLMLLSDGVTPSNEGRGYILRRLMRRTVRAMRLLGVDTATFPELFAASRDAMASAYPEVSTEFERLSTSAYGEEEAFLRTLAAGTEILDLAVLKTKKAESPTLPGDTAFLLHDTFGFPIDLTLEIAEESGLTVDREAFDSLMTAQRTRAKADAKSKKSALADLSVYADFRAHGETLFTGYDVLDTETRILGLIVGGHSVTKAVAGDIAEVILEATSLYAESGGQEADAGRIVGSGFDLEVLDVQKPVKGLISHKVQVASGEVGVGDAATSVVDRDWRRGATQAHSGTHLIHAALRQVLGPQAHQSGSYNKAGYLRLDFSWNQALSLETRSEIEEIANTAIRDNLEVVTRELPIDEAKALGAMALFGEKYGDVVRVVDIGGPWSRELCAGTHVGRSSEVGVISLVSESSVGSTNRRVESLVGREAFQELAAERALVSTISSSLKTPREQLPERIGELVASLKAAEKRIAAFEAKALADRVPALAATRRTVGGTTVVAESIGTAGSTDELRSLVTSVRERLGQEPAVVALAADVSGKPAVIVATNQAARDQGRRAGALAKRAAGILGGGGGGKDDLAQGGGSDVSAIGAALEAVVQEATS
- a CDS encoding type IV toxin-antitoxin system AbiEi family antitoxin — encoded protein: MRLPSVLLPGHLPLAELCAARLDGELVALDEGFLVADLPLGASERAASLRSLLPRGAVADRLSAAWVHGAMHRPPRVHSASIDRRKRRQAPSNPRLRCHEVLLDEDDVVLLGGAPVTSPARTLIDLARTEDAGAILRALSRSTRTGLDAVLARLEEGSAVAGRRNVGRRLRAALGEAPPGDQPAFTR
- a CDS encoding peptidylprolyl isomerase, which gives rise to MAQGKSNDREARTRLRAYQARQSLHRSRQKRRVRDNVIAAIAAVVVIGLAVVAQILYFSGGPGTPVAEPTSSSSATPTPEATGSNTGDVPSSDIAEGRDWTGTLTIGEDPLGITLAGAAAPQAVSSFISLTQSGFYDGVSCHRLTTEGLYVLQCGDPDGDGTGGPGYSYGPVENAPEDGVYPAGTIAMARQGGNGYSQGSQFFVVYQDTTLPADAAGGYTVLGQVTSGLDALVSDVVSKGTADGSGDGAPAEPVTITSVSVE
- a CDS encoding replication-associated recombination protein A, whose protein sequence is MTMQQAGLRSGATPLAVRMRPRSLEEVAGQRHLLTPGSPLVALAADTTGERGAVSVILWGPPGTGKTTLAQAVAHSSGRRFVELSAVTAGVKDVRQVMEEALSTRDLYGTSTVLFLDEIHRFTKAQQDALLPGVENGWVILIAATTENPSFSVIAPLLSRSLLLTLEPLSDDDLGVLVDRALHDERGLRDSVTLEEEARASIVRLASGDARRALTALEAAATSARSEAREADRVARAAAAEDPDEENEDDEGAPVEAAAEEPALPVITTEVVARAVDRALLRYDRNGDEHYDVISAFIKSIRGSDVDAALHYLARMIEAGEDPRFIARRIIVSASEDIGMADPQALVVAIAAADAVQFIGMPEGRIPLAQAVVHLATAPKSNASYSAIDAAIADVRAGRAGRVPAHLRDAHYPGAKKLGHGKGYRYPHDADLGVLEQQYLPDPLQGARYYRPTEHGNERDVSARLAKLLRIIRGDRG
- a CDS encoding DUF349 domain-containing protein, yielding MSDQQPWGRVGDDGTVYVRVGDGEREVGQYPDATPEEALAYYERKYTELAGQVSLLEQRAKRGAPAGDVARTVQSLSAAIAQANAVGDLESLQTRVDALSGSVEDLTEQQAAESKAALSEALAYREAIVAEAEALAAVDPAKTQWKQASAAIDDLFARWQNHQQQGPRLPKNDANELWRRFRGARTTIEQNRKAFFADLDSAHREAKQAKQALIDQAEALVPQGADAIPDYRALLERWRVAGRAGKRFDDALWARFKAAGDAIYGAKAEIVAQESVEYTENLDLKLALLEEAEPLLQEQDREKAKRVLLSIQERWDAVGRVPREQVRTVEDRLRKVEAHVRKLDEEHWNRSNPERKARSEGLASQLTAAIQKLQDELDEAKARGDRDAIAQAQEALDARKVWLDAIG
- the rpsD gene encoding 30S ribosomal protein S4, giving the protein MSTTSRTRSKTRLSRALGIPLTPKAARYLEKRPYAPGEHGRSKRKADSDYAVRLREKQRLRAQYGIREKQLRIAFQEARRTQGLTGENLVELLEMRLDALVLRSGFARTTAQARQFVTHRHIMVDGKTVDRPSFRVKPGQVIHVKTRSEGTEPFQVAAAGGHVDVLPKTPGYLEVEIDKLQATLLRRPKRAEVPVTCEVQLVVEYYAAR
- a CDS encoding DUF948 domain-containing protein, coding for MTGGDIAGLIAAGVFAILVAITAVPLWKLGRVFDSTSEAIKQASDGLTPILDESASTLREANHQLARVDTITKDVAEVTGNVNALVALTAATVGGPLIKLAGFTAGVRAVLVAGRTADKAGAAVGRSAAKRTKRPRSK